The Thiomonas sp. FB-Cd genome includes a window with the following:
- a CDS encoding urea amidolyase associated protein UAAP2, with translation MSSFNLVESPLDPQAATYDHVLPAGEGWLHPIKAGQTFRILDLEGNQAVDTLFYNAEDFTERYSATETMRHQGALYLTAGSRLMSTRGREMLAITADTCGRHDTLGGACAAESNAVRYALDKRSMHSCRETFLRCLYQYDGGLTKRDLTSNINFFMNVPVTPTGGLEFADGVSAPGKYVEMRAAMDVLCLISNCPQLNNPCNAYNPTPVRLLIWN, from the coding sequence ATGAGCTCTTTCAATCTCGTCGAAAGCCCCCTCGACCCACAGGCAGCCACGTACGACCACGTCTTGCCAGCTGGCGAGGGTTGGCTGCATCCAATCAAGGCTGGCCAGACGTTTCGCATCCTGGACTTGGAAGGCAACCAGGCCGTGGACACCCTTTTCTACAACGCGGAAGACTTCACGGAGCGCTACAGCGCGACCGAGACCATGAGGCACCAGGGTGCCCTTTACCTTACTGCAGGCAGTCGGTTGATGTCCACCCGCGGCCGCGAGATGCTTGCCATTACGGCCGATACCTGCGGTCGTCACGACACGTTGGGCGGTGCCTGCGCGGCCGAGAGCAATGCCGTGCGCTACGCGCTGGACAAGCGATCGATGCATTCATGTCGCGAGACCTTTCTCAGATGCCTGTACCAGTACGACGGCGGGTTGACCAAGCGCGATCTCACGAGCAATATCAATTTCTTCATGAACGTACCGGTGACCCCAACGGGCGGGCTTGAATTCGCCGACGGCGTTTCCGCGCCGGGCAAATATGTCGAAATGCGAGCTGCAATGGATGTGCTGTGCCTCATTTCCAACTGTCCGCAGCTGAACAATCCGTGCAATGCCTACAACCCGACTCCGGTGCGGCTGCTGATCTGGAATTAG
- a CDS encoding ABC transporter ATP-binding protein, which yields MAQSEVQFDAVSKSFARRNEPPLLVLDRVSMRVEPGELLVLVGASGCGKSTLLRILAGLESYDTGRLILDGQPVHGPGADRAMVFQHYSLYPWLTVKDNIRFSRQLKVVRENLTSNDVEVASGRSDALLQLMGLAHAAGYYPNQLSGGMQQRVAIARALMNRPKLLLMDEPFGALDAQTREVMHDLIRHVHQLEGTTIVFVTHDVEEALYLGDRVVVMAPRPGRIDSIVNVPFGRRRDQDLKITPEFLAIKRQILQRIRETSGMKTDLEQLDQLSKHLEQGEHA from the coding sequence ATGGCGCAATCGGAAGTGCAGTTCGATGCGGTCAGCAAAAGCTTTGCGCGCCGCAACGAGCCGCCGCTGCTGGTTCTCGACCGCGTTTCGATGCGGGTCGAGCCAGGTGAGCTGCTGGTTCTCGTTGGGGCATCGGGCTGTGGCAAGTCCACGCTTCTGCGCATCCTCGCCGGGCTCGAGAGCTACGACACCGGGCGGCTCATCCTGGATGGTCAGCCTGTTCACGGCCCAGGTGCCGATCGCGCGATGGTGTTCCAGCATTACAGCCTCTATCCCTGGCTGACGGTCAAGGACAACATTCGCTTTAGCCGTCAACTCAAGGTGGTTCGCGAGAACCTCACCAGCAATGACGTCGAGGTCGCGTCTGGCCGCTCCGATGCCTTGCTCCAGCTCATGGGCTTGGCGCATGCAGCAGGCTATTACCCCAACCAGCTCTCGGGCGGCATGCAGCAGCGCGTGGCCATTGCCCGCGCGCTCATGAACCGTCCCAAGCTGCTGTTGATGGACGAACCCTTCGGCGCGCTGGACGCGCAGACCCGGGAAGTGATGCATGACTTGATCCGTCATGTGCACCAGCTTGAGGGAACGACCATCGTTTTCGTCACGCACGACGTTGAGGAGGCGCTGTACCTGGGTGACCGCGTTGTGGTGATGGCGCCGCGGCCCGGCCGCATCGACAGCATTGTCAACGTGCCCTTTGGCAGGCGGCGAGATCAGGACTTGAAGATCACGCCGGAATTCCTGGCCATCAAGCGTCAGATTCTGCAGCGCATTCGAGAGACTTCGGGCATGAAGACCGACCTCGAGCAACTGGATCAGCTCAGCAAGCACTTGGAACAAGGAGAGCACGCATGA
- a CDS encoding urea amidolyase associated protein UAAP1: MTQSVNPVCTEAFLWEEVLPGGCHWSGSLRRGTALRITDTGGRANLSALLYRADEKLERYNMPDTLKAQHTSMLTRGHALYSDMGRVMCSITADTCGWHDTIGGLSTDEGIEARYGKASYQTHRNAMYRSAEDGLLIELGKYGLGRRDLVPNVNFFSKVMADRDGRLHFDLAHGRAGAWLDLRFDMDVLAVLSAAPHALDPRPDYAPADIVLTAWRCGPADATDHCRNACAENQRGFYRTELLYR; this comes from the coding sequence ATGACGCAGAGCGTCAATCCCGTATGCACCGAAGCCTTCCTTTGGGAGGAGGTGCTTCCCGGAGGCTGCCACTGGTCGGGCTCGCTGCGGCGCGGAACCGCCCTGCGCATTACCGACACGGGCGGTCGGGCCAACCTTTCAGCGCTGTTGTACCGCGCCGACGAGAAGCTTGAGCGGTACAACATGCCTGACACGCTGAAGGCCCAGCACACATCCATGCTCACGCGCGGGCACGCTCTGTATTCCGATATGGGACGGGTCATGTGCTCGATCACGGCCGATACCTGTGGCTGGCACGACACCATTGGTGGGCTGTCGACCGATGAAGGGATCGAGGCCCGGTACGGGAAGGCGAGCTACCAGACCCACCGCAACGCGATGTACCGTAGCGCGGAGGATGGTCTTCTTATCGAACTTGGCAAGTATGGTCTGGGCCGCCGTGATCTGGTGCCCAACGTCAACTTCTTCAGCAAGGTTATGGCCGACCGTGACGGCAGGCTGCACTTCGATCTGGCTCATGGCCGTGCCGGCGCGTGGCTGGACCTGCGCTTCGATATGGACGTGCTGGCTGTGCTCTCCGCAGCCCCGCACGCCCTTGATCCTCGACCGGATTACGCCCCGGCCGACATTGTGCTTACGGCATGGCGTTGCGGACCCGCAGACGCGACCGATCATTGCCGCAACGCGTGCGCCGAAAACCAGCGGGGCTTTTACCGCACCGAGCTACTTTACCGTTGA